One Balaenoptera musculus isolate JJ_BM4_2016_0621 chromosome 13, mBalMus1.pri.v3, whole genome shotgun sequence genomic region harbors:
- the CEBPZ gene encoding CCAAT/enhancer-binding protein zeta, with amino-acid sequence MAAAKKPLEFHAKRPWLPEEAVEDPDEDDEDANDEADDGFSLQEVLRLGGTKQDYLMLTALDENEEVVDGGKKGAIDDLQQGELEAFIQNLSLAKYAKAFLIEEDQPAKKQEASKKEARLSKVDNKKQNTAESESKVKNKKRPEQHSVENSSAITKAKRDKQQDIFEFFERRTLLLKSGGKWYDLEYSNEYSLGPQPQDVVSKYKTLAQKLYEHEINLFKNKTNNQKGASSTWMKAIVSSGTLGDRMAAMILLIQDDAIHTLQFVETLLNLVKKKGSKQQCLMALDTFKELLITDLLPDSRKLRIFSQHPFNKLEQLSSGNKDSRDRRLILWYFEHQLKHLVAEFVQVLETLSHDSLVTTKIRALVVAHELLCNKPEEEKALLVHVVNKLGDPQNRIATKASHLLETLLCKHPNMKGVVCSEVERLLFRSNISSKAQYYAICFLNQMALSHEESELANKLITLYFCFFRTCIKKKDIESKMLSALLTGVNRAYPYAQTGDDKVREQVDTLFKVLHIVNFNTSVQALMLLFQVMNSQQTISDRYYAALYRKMLDPGLMLCSKQAMFLNLVYKSLKADIMLRRVKAFVKRLLQVTCEQMPPFICGALYLVSEILKAKPGLRSQLDDPPESDEEENFIDIGDDEETEKFTDADKETDTDTMKKVEMEETVSESHVETKKLESASWVHFDNLKGGKQLNTYDPFSRNPLFCGAENTSLWELKKLSEHFHPSVALFAKTILQGNYVEYPGDPLQDFTLMRFLDRFVYRNPKPHKGKENTDSVVMQPKRKHFMKDIRSLAVNSKEFLAKEESQIPVDEVFFYRYYKKVASVKVKQKRNEDEESIEDVDDEEFEKMIDTFEEDNCFTSGKDDLDFASNMKKKAKGAKDDLEDEDSEDEDLGNLDDDEVSLGSMNEEFSEIEEDGGTFMDVLDENEGIPELDDDVSFKVNSKKSKRKGANDFDFAGSFQGPRRKKKRNFNDSNLFVSAEEFGHLLDENMGSKFDNIGMNAMANKDNASLKQLRWEAERDDWLHNRDVKSIIKRKKNFRKRPKTTQKIKKQRK; translated from the exons ATGGCGGCTGCTAAGAAACCTTTGGAGTTCCACGCCAAGCGGCCCTGGCTCCCGGAGGAAGCGGTGGAAGATCCGGACGAGGACGACGAGGATGCTAACGATGAGGCCGACGATGGGTTCTCCCTGCAGGAGGTGTTACGGCTCGGGGGCACCAAG CAAGATTACCTTATGCTGACTGCTTTGGATGAGAATGAGGAAGTGGTGGATGGAGGCAAAAAAGGAGCAATTGATGATCTTCAGCAGGGTGAATTGGAAGCATTTATTCAAAATCTTAGTTTGGCCAAGTATGCAAAAGCTTTCTTAATTGAAGAAGATCAACCAGCTAAAAAACAAGAAGCCAGCAAAAAAGAAGCAAGATTATCTAAAGtagataataaaaagcaaaatacagcAGAAAGTGAAAGTAAGGTGAAAAATAAGAAGAGGCCAGAACAACATTCTGTTGAGAACAGCAGTGCCATAACGAAAGCAAAGAGAGATAAGCAACAGGATATCTTTGAATTTTTTGAGAGACGGACATTGTTACTTAAGTCTGGAGGCAAATGGTATGATCTGGAGTATAGCAATGAATACTCATTGGGACCCCAGCCTCAGGATGTTGTGTCTAAGTACAAAACCTTGGCTCAGAAGTTGTATGAACATGAAATCAACTTattcaaaaataagacaaataatcaAAAGGGAGCCTCTTCTACCTGGATGAAGGCAATTGTGTCATCAGGGACGCTAGGTGACAGAATGGCAGCCATGATTCTTCTTATTCAGGATGATGCTATTCACACACTCCAGTTTGTAGAAACTCTCCTGAACCTTGTTAAAAAGAAGGGTAGCAAACAGCAGTGCCTCATGGCTTTGGATACTTTCAAAGAGTTACTCATTACAGACCTTTTGCCAGACAGTCGAAAGCTACGGATTTTCAGCCAGCATCCTTTCAACAAACTAGAACAGTTGTCCAGTGGCAACAAGGACTCAAGAGATAGAAGACTCATATTATGGTATTTTGAACACCAGCTGAAACACTTAGTGGCTGAATTTGTGCAAGTCTTAGAAACTTTAAGTCATGATTCATTAGTAACCACCAAAATTCGAGCCCTTGTAGTGGCTCATGAGCTTCTTTGTAACAAACCTGAGGAAGAAAAGGCCCTTCTTGTGCACGTGGTAAATAAACTGGGAGATCCTCAGAACAGAATAGCCACCAAAGCCTCCCATCTGTTGGAGACATTGCTTTGTAAACATCCCAATATGAAAGGAGTTGTGTGTAGTGAAGTAGAAAGACTGCTTTTCCGCTCAAATATCAGCTCCAAAGCCCAGTATTAtgcaatttgctttttaaatcaaatgGCCCTCTCCCATGAAGAAAGTGAATTAGCTAACAAACTAAtaactctttatttttgtttttttcggacttgcatcaagaaaaaagatattGAGTCAAAAATGCTCAGTGCCCTTTTAACAGGAGTGAATAGGGCATATCCCTATGCCCAGACTGGTGATGACAAAGTGAGGGAGCAGGTTGACACGCTGTTCAAAGTGCTGCATATTGTGAATTTTAATACCAGTGTGCAGGCTTTAATGTTGCTCTTCCAAGTAATGAATTCTCAGCAGACGATATCAGATCGATATTATGCAGCATTATATCG gaAGATGCTGGATCCAGGGTTAATGTTGTGTTCTAAGCAAGCCATGTTTCTTAACCTTGTCTACAAGTCTCTGAAAGCTGACATCATGTTGCGGAGGGTGAAGGCTTTTGTGAAGAGGTTACTTCAGGTTACGTGTGAACAGATGCCGCCATTCATATGTGGAGCTTTATATCTCGTGTCTGAGATCCTTAAAGCAAAACCAGGTTTAAGAAGTCAACTAGATGATCCTCCG gagtctgatgaggaagaaaattttattgacataggagatgatgaagaaacagaaaaattcactgatgcagataaagaaacagatacAGATACCATGAAAAAAGTTGAGATGGAAGAAACTGTGTCTGAAAGTCATGTGGAAACCAAAAAGTTAGAGTCTGCTTCTTGGGTGCACTTTGATAATTTGAAAG GTGGCAAACAGTTAAACACATATGATCCATTCAGTAGAAACCCTTTGTTCTGTGGAGCTGAAAATACAAGTCTTTGGGAactcaaaaag ctttctgagCATTTTCATCCCTCTGTGGCCCTTTTTGCAAAGACTATCCTTCAG GGAAATTATGTTGAGTATCCAGGGGATCCACTACAGGATTTCACACTAATGAGATTCTTGGATCGATTTGTATACCGAAATCCAAAGCCACATAAAGGCAAAG aaaatacagacagtgttgtgatgcagccaaaaagaaaacattttatgaagGATATTCGTAGTCTTGCTG TTAACAGTAAGGAGTTCCTTGCAAAAGAAGAAAGCCAAATACCAGTGGATGAAGTGTTTTTCTACAG gtaTTATAAAAAAGTTGCTAGTGTTAAAGTGAAACAAAAACGGAATGAAGATGAAGAAAGTATAGAAGATGTGGATGATGAGGAATTTGAAAAGATGATTG ACACATTTGAAGAAGATAATTGTTTCACCTCTGGAAAGGATGACCTTGACTTTGCTAG caacatgaagaagaaagcaaaaggagCTAAGGATGACTTAGAAGATGAAGATTCAGAAGATGAGGACCTTGGTAATTTGGATGATGATGAAGTTTCCTTAGGAAGTATGAATGAAGAATTTAGTGAAATTGAGGAAGATGGAGGAACATTCATGGATGTGTTAGATGAAAATGAGGGCATTCcag AACTTGATGATGATGTCAGCTTCAAAGTCAATagtaagaaaagcaagagaaaaggtGCAAATGATTTTGACTTTGCTGGGTCATTTCAAG gaccaagaagaaaaaagaaaagaaatttcaatGACTCCAACCTATTTGTATCTGCTGAAGAG tttGGCCACCTGTTGGATGAAAATATGGGATCCAAGTTTGATAACATTGGCATGAATGCCATGGCTAACAAAGATAATGCAA GTCTCAAACAGCTTAGGTGGGAGGCTGAACGCGATGACTGGTTACACAACAGAGATGTGAAAAGCATcatcaagaggaagaaaaattttagaaagaggcCAAAAAccactcagaaaattaaaaagcaaagaaaatga
- the CEBPZOS gene encoding protein CEBPZOS isoform X2 encodes MRSPASTRLRMARTMDPLAKKIFKGVLVAELVGIFGAYFLFKKMNTSQDFRQTMSKKFPFILEVYYKSIEHSGMYGIREQDQEKWLNSKN; translated from the exons ATGCGCAGCCCGGCGAGTACGCGCCTCAG GATGGCCCGTACTATGGATCCACTGGCAAAGAAGATCTTTAAAGGAGTTTTAGTAGCTGAACTTGTGGGCATTTTTGGagcatattttttgtttaaaaagatgaACACAAGCCAAG ATTTCAGGCAAACAATGAGCAAGAAATTCCCTTTCATCTTGGAAG tttattacaaatcCATTGAACACTCTGGAATGTATGGAATCAGAGAGCAAGatcaagaaaaatggctgaacAGCAAAAATTAG